In Arthrobacter burdickii, one DNA window encodes the following:
- a CDS encoding amino acid ABC transporter permease, which translates to MNALDQLSQTFFDWEAMAAVLPELLAVGLRNTLILALSSGIIGTVLGMVLAILGISRNRLLRWVARIYTDIFRGVPAVVIILLIGIGLSPIYRQVTGSTSPFPMGILALSLMAAAYIGEIFRSGIQSVEKGQLEASRALGFSYRSSMQLVVVPQGVRRVLPALVNQFIALIKESSLIYFLGLLASERELFRIGNDSASTTGNLSPLIAAAALYLCLTIPLTHLVNYIDNRLRVGKREKPEPDELAAKIGEGAKA; encoded by the coding sequence ATGAATGCCCTTGACCAGCTCTCGCAGACCTTCTTCGACTGGGAGGCAATGGCTGCGGTCCTGCCCGAACTCCTGGCGGTCGGACTGCGGAACACCCTGATCCTCGCCCTGTCCTCCGGCATCATCGGGACGGTCCTCGGCATGGTCCTCGCGATCCTGGGGATCTCCCGCAATCGGCTGCTCCGCTGGGTGGCGCGCATCTACACAGACATCTTCCGTGGAGTGCCTGCCGTGGTGATCATCCTGCTCATCGGCATCGGCCTCAGCCCGATCTACCGCCAGGTCACCGGCAGCACCAGTCCCTTCCCGATGGGCATCCTCGCCCTGTCACTGATGGCCGCCGCGTACATCGGTGAGATCTTCCGCTCCGGCATCCAGAGCGTGGAGAAGGGGCAGCTGGAGGCCTCCCGCGCGCTGGGCTTCAGCTACCGCTCCTCCATGCAGCTCGTCGTGGTTCCCCAGGGCGTGCGGCGCGTGCTGCCCGCCCTGGTGAACCAGTTCATCGCGCTGATCAAGGAGTCCTCGCTGATCTACTTCCTCGGGCTGCTCGCCAGCGAGCGTGAACTGTTCCGGATCGGCAACGACTCCGCGAGCACCACGGGCAACCTGTCGCCGCTGATCGCGGCGGCAGCACTGTACCTGTGCCTGACCATCCCGCTGACGCACCTGGTCAACTACATCGACAACCGGCTGCGGGTCGGCAAGCGGGAGAAGCCCGAGCCCGATGAACTGGCCGCGAAGATCGGCGAAGGAGCGAAGGCATGA
- a CDS encoding ABC transporter substrate-binding protein — translation MNISRKVLAALAVPLLALTVSCGSNSSSSSEPTATTDALAGSDQQSLDQYTTDDTTPVDEIDTSKLGLITEGTLRVGTLSDAPPNIFIENGVFTGYDNELLRAIGDKLGLEVEFASTDFSALLAQVQNKQFDVGSSSISTTAARRENVGFTNGYDFGYMAVVTKNGSSVTGFDSLSESTRIGVVQGTVQDDYVTNTLGLEPVRFADYNTVYANVKNGQVDAWVAPSQQATGQVKEGDDTTIAETIINTENFTAYAVNSENQPLIDALNSGLDAVIEDGTWTELTKEWYPDREMPSDWKPGSKAVEVK, via the coding sequence ATGAACATCTCCCGCAAAGTCCTCGCGGCACTCGCCGTCCCGCTCCTCGCGCTGACCGTCTCCTGCGGCAGCAACAGCAGTAGCAGCAGCGAGCCGACCGCGACCACCGACGCCCTCGCCGGCAGCGACCAGCAGTCGCTCGACCAGTACACGACCGACGACACCACGCCGGTCGACGAGATCGACACCTCGAAGCTCGGCCTCATCACGGAGGGGACCCTGCGCGTGGGCACCCTCTCCGACGCCCCGCCAAACATCTTCATCGAGAACGGCGTCTTCACCGGCTACGACAACGAGCTGCTCCGCGCCATCGGCGACAAGCTCGGCCTCGAGGTCGAGTTCGCGTCCACGGACTTCTCCGCACTGCTCGCCCAGGTCCAGAACAAGCAGTTCGACGTCGGATCCTCCTCGATCTCCACGACGGCCGCCCGCCGCGAGAACGTCGGCTTCACCAACGGCTACGACTTCGGGTACATGGCCGTCGTCACGAAGAACGGCTCCTCGGTCACGGGCTTCGACTCCCTGTCGGAGAGCACCCGCATCGGCGTCGTGCAGGGCACCGTCCAGGACGACTACGTGACCAACACCCTTGGCCTCGAGCCCGTGCGCTTCGCGGACTACAACACGGTCTACGCGAACGTGAAGAACGGTCAGGTCGACGCATGGGTCGCCCCGTCCCAGCAGGCCACGGGCCAGGTGAAGGAGGGCGATGACACCACCATCGCCGAGACCATCATCAACACCGAGAACTTCACGGCCTACGCGGTCAACAGCGAGAACCAGCCCCTGATCGACGCGCTCAACTCCGGGCTCGACGCCGTGATCGAGGACGGCACGTGGACCGAGCTCACCAAGGAGTGGTACCCGGACCGCGAGATGCCCTCCGACTGGAAGCCCGGCAGCAAAGCCGTGGAAGTAAAGTAG
- a CDS encoding aminodeoxychorismate lyase, which yields MTVLVFLDPAHDDGRVVDASQPQLLATDLGATRGDGIFESLLAVDGSPRKEQAHLARLASSAAALDLTVPDAEAWSRAIRTGLREFAAAEPERRDAVVKLIATRGVEGAARATAWVQVAPVPASTLEQRRTGLRVLFLERGYDSTVAQRAPWLLMGAKTLSYAVNMAALRYAKAHGADDVIFTSSDGKVLEGPTSTVLLAHDRDGRKTLLTPQLESGILAGTSQSALFTAAKEQGWELGYGPLEPHHLLDADAVWLISSIRLLAPVLSIDGQALRSSPALTAELTDLVDRFV from the coding sequence CGGCAGGGTCGTCGATGCCTCGCAGCCCCAGCTTCTGGCCACCGACCTGGGCGCCACCCGCGGCGACGGGATCTTCGAATCGCTCCTGGCCGTCGACGGGTCTCCCCGCAAGGAGCAGGCGCACCTGGCGAGGCTCGCGTCCTCGGCAGCGGCCCTGGACCTTACGGTCCCCGACGCCGAGGCATGGAGCCGTGCCATCCGCACCGGCCTCCGGGAGTTCGCGGCAGCGGAGCCGGAGCGCCGTGACGCCGTCGTGAAGCTCATCGCCACGCGCGGGGTCGAAGGCGCCGCGCGTGCCACGGCGTGGGTCCAGGTCGCTCCCGTGCCGGCGTCGACGCTCGAGCAGCGCAGGACGGGACTTCGGGTCCTGTTCCTCGAACGCGGCTATGACAGCACCGTGGCGCAGCGTGCGCCCTGGCTGCTGATGGGCGCCAAGACCCTCTCCTACGCCGTCAACATGGCGGCCCTCCGTTACGCGAAGGCCCACGGGGCCGACGACGTCATCTTCACCTCCTCGGACGGCAAGGTGCTGGAGGGCCCCACCTCGACCGTGCTGTTGGCCCACGACCGCGACGGACGGAAGACACTCCTGACACCGCAGCTCGAGAGCGGCATCCTCGCGGGTACGTCCCAGAGCGCCCTGTTCACGGCGGCGAAGGAGCAGGGGTGGGAACTCGGCTACGGCCCGCTCGAGCCGCACCACCTCCTCGACGCCGACGCGGTATGGCTGATCTCGAGCATCCGGCTCCTCGCACCCGTGCTCTCGATCGACGGCCAGGCCCTCCGATCCTCGCCCGCCCTCACAGCCGAGCTGACCGACCTCGTGGACCGGTTCGTGTAA